One part of the Streptomyces ferrugineus genome encodes these proteins:
- the moaC gene encoding cyclic pyranopterin monophosphate synthase MoaC — protein sequence MTEPSRGETPGPSVYDPSTQDRLTHIDDAGAARMVDVSEKDVTARTARASGRVLVSPRVVELLRGEGVPKGDALATARIAGIMGAKRTPDLIPLCHPLSVSGVKLDLSVADDAVEIVATVKTTDRTGVEMEALTAVSVAALTVIDMVKAVDKGAVITDVRVEEKTGGKSGDWSRG from the coding sequence ATGACTGAGCCTTCCCGGGGGGAGACCCCCGGACCCTCTGTGTACGACCCATCCACCCAGGACCGTCTCACGCACATCGACGACGCGGGCGCGGCCCGCATGGTCGACGTCTCGGAGAAGGACGTGACCGCGCGCACCGCCCGCGCCTCCGGTCGCGTCCTCGTCTCCCCCCGCGTGGTCGAGCTGCTGCGCGGCGAGGGGGTCCCCAAGGGCGACGCCCTGGCCACCGCGCGCATCGCGGGCATCATGGGTGCCAAGCGCACCCCGGACCTGATTCCGCTGTGCCACCCGTTGTCGGTGTCGGGTGTGAAACTGGACCTGTCGGTCGCGGACGACGCCGTGGAGATCGTGGCCACCGTGAAGACCACGGACCGCACGGGCGTCGAGATGGAGGCCCTCACCGCGGTCTCCGTCGCCGCGCTCACCGTGATCGACATGGTCAAGGCGGTCGACAAGGGAGCGGTCATCACGGACGTTCGGGTGGAGGAGAAGACGGGCGGCAAGTCGGGCGACTGGAGCCGGGGATGA
- a CDS encoding MogA/MoaB family molybdenum cofactor biosynthesis protein, producing MTYRALVVTASNRAAAGVYEDKGGPLVAHGLRGFGFDVEGPQVVPDGDPVAAALRAGVDAGYDVIVTTGGTGISPTDRTPEATREVIDHEVPGIAEAIRAFGVRKVPTAALSRGLAGVAGRTLIINLPGSSGGVKDGLAVLEPLLVHAVDQLRGGDHPRPSSGGAS from the coding sequence ATGACGTATCGCGCTCTTGTGGTCACCGCCTCGAACAGGGCCGCCGCCGGGGTCTACGAGGACAAGGGCGGCCCGCTGGTCGCGCACGGCCTGAGGGGCTTCGGCTTCGACGTCGAGGGGCCGCAGGTGGTGCCCGACGGGGACCCGGTGGCCGCCGCCCTGCGCGCCGGTGTCGACGCCGGCTACGACGTCATCGTGACCACGGGCGGCACCGGCATCTCGCCCACCGACCGCACCCCCGAGGCGACCCGCGAGGTGATCGACCACGAGGTGCCGGGCATCGCGGAGGCCATCCGGGCGTTCGGAGTGCGGAAGGTGCCCACGGCCGCGCTGTCCCGGGGGCTCGCCGGAGTCGCCGGGCGCACGCTGATCATCAACCTGCCCGGCTCCAGCGGCGGAGTGAAGGACGGCCTGGCCGTCCTGGAGCCCCTGCTGGTCCACGCCGTCGACCAGCTCCGCGGCGGCGACCACCCCAGACCCAGCAGCGGGGGTGCGAGCTGA
- a CDS encoding GNAT family N-acetyltransferase, which translates to MLGDGDVVLRPIKMRDQRAWREVNRRNRDWLRPWEATIPPPTPSGPIAHRPTYRQMVRHLRSEANAGRMLPFVIEYQGRLVGQLTVAGITWGSMCSGHVGYWVDEAVAGRGVMPTAVALVVDHCFRTVGLHRIEVCIRPENGPSRRVVEKLGFREEGLRPRYLHIDGAWRDHLVFALTAEEVPEGLLARWQRARSQQAPRSKPQNTQGNPA; encoded by the coding sequence GTGCTGGGGGACGGCGACGTCGTCCTCCGGCCGATAAAGATGCGCGACCAACGGGCCTGGCGCGAGGTCAACCGGCGCAACCGGGACTGGCTGCGGCCGTGGGAGGCGACGATTCCGCCGCCCACGCCGAGCGGGCCGATCGCGCACCGGCCGACCTACCGTCAGATGGTCCGCCACCTGCGCTCCGAGGCGAACGCGGGCCGGATGCTGCCGTTCGTCATCGAGTACCAGGGGCGGCTGGTCGGGCAGTTGACGGTCGCCGGGATCACCTGGGGCTCGATGTGCTCGGGGCACGTCGGTTACTGGGTGGACGAGGCGGTGGCGGGCCGCGGGGTGATGCCGACGGCCGTGGCGCTCGTCGTGGACCACTGTTTCCGGACCGTCGGTCTGCACCGCATCGAGGTCTGCATTCGGCCCGAGAACGGGCCCAGCCGCCGGGTCGTGGAGAAACTCGGATTCCGTGAGGAGGGGCTGCGTCCGCGATATCTCCACATCGACGGAGCCTGGCGTGACCATCTCGTGTTCGCGCTCACGGCGGAAGAGGTTCCGGAAGGGTTGCTGGCCCGCTGGCAGCGGGCACGCTCTCAGCAGGCGCCGCGCTCGAAGCCGCAGAACACGCAGGGGAATCCCGCATAG
- the sepX gene encoding divisome protein SepX/GlpR: MSSSGLIYAVIVGAWAAYLVPMWLRRQDELNEARPTERFSTAIRLLSGRAGMERRYAKDLRARSTEEGEPSADGPGDATGSVDVRAFAVPPARPQAQATDRAQASGRPEQAREPAREPVAKAAPERAGGPAAEPGSGPAAAKARKRVPAARRPPSGEAAAARARRSKVLARRRRTTVVLFLAFTLGAIVAAVGGLAFLWAPGVPALLLSGYIAYLRSQERRRFAYQMDRRRAEVAAQRLREHARQSRRRGGADAGTGVDEPDEGAEPGTDTGMSALAADRRALVEQTDHAEWVDQQRERQRRPGHGDSWDPVPVPLPTYVTAPVAPRASADVDLGAPDAWSSARSSSVARDRETGAEAASAGRDAEAGRAARGEDRSEDRADGDGRGDARRRAVSARRARERGRTPLFDQYEDGDRPRAANE; the protein is encoded by the coding sequence GTGAGCAGCAGCGGCCTCATCTACGCAGTCATTGTCGGGGCCTGGGCCGCCTACTTGGTGCCGATGTGGCTCCGTAGGCAGGACGAGCTGAACGAGGCCCGTCCGACGGAACGCTTCAGCACAGCCATCCGGTTGCTGTCCGGACGGGCGGGGATGGAGCGCCGATACGCCAAGGACCTGCGTGCGCGCTCCACCGAGGAGGGGGAGCCCAGCGCCGATGGACCGGGCGATGCCACCGGGTCGGTGGACGTCCGGGCCTTCGCCGTGCCTCCGGCCCGTCCGCAGGCCCAGGCGACGGATCGGGCGCAGGCGTCCGGGCGCCCGGAGCAGGCGCGCGAACCCGCCCGCGAACCGGTGGCCAAGGCGGCGCCCGAGCGCGCCGGCGGACCCGCGGCCGAACCGGGCTCCGGCCCGGCGGCGGCCAAGGCACGCAAGCGGGTGCCCGCCGCCCGGCGTCCCCCCTCCGGGGAAGCGGCCGCGGCGCGGGCCCGGCGCTCGAAGGTGCTCGCGCGCCGCAGGCGTACGACCGTCGTCCTGTTCCTCGCCTTCACCCTCGGCGCGATCGTCGCCGCCGTCGGAGGGCTCGCCTTCCTGTGGGCGCCCGGCGTTCCCGCCCTGCTGCTGAGCGGGTACATCGCGTATCTGCGCTCCCAGGAGCGCCGCCGCTTCGCCTACCAGATGGACCGGCGCCGCGCCGAGGTCGCCGCGCAGCGGCTGCGCGAGCACGCCCGTCAGTCCCGCCGCCGCGGGGGCGCCGACGCCGGGACCGGTGTCGACGAGCCCGACGAAGGGGCCGAACCAGGCACCGACACCGGGATGTCCGCCCTCGCCGCCGACCGGCGCGCCCTCGTGGAGCAGACCGACCACGCCGAGTGGGTCGACCAGCAGCGCGAGCGGCAGCGGCGGCCGGGCCACGGCGACAGCTGGGACCCGGTCCCGGTACCGCTGCCGACGTACGTCACCGCGCCGGTCGCCCCGCGCGCCTCCGCCGACGTGGACCTCGGGGCGCCGGACGCCTGGAGCTCGGCGCGGTCGAGCTCCGTCGCCCGGGACCGGGAGACGGGCGCCGAGGCCGCCTCGGCCGGGCGGGACGCGGAAGCGGGCCGGGCGGCTCGCGGCGAGGACCGGAGCGAGGACCGGGCCGACGGCGACGGCCGCGGTGACGCCCGCCGCCGGGCCGTCTCCGCCCGCCGGGCGCGCGAGCGGGGCCGTACGCCGCTGTTCGACCAGTACGAGGACGGCGACCGGCCGCGCGCGGCCAACGAGTAG
- a CDS encoding GNAT family N-acetyltransferase — protein MHIRPVPFDHPDAVKLNDQVQAEYAVRYGDDGDATPLAPADFEPPKGLYLIAYDALGVPVASGGWRAQDDNGENNQDGDAELKRMYVVEAMRGQGLARRILAALEEDARAAGRVRMVLETGARQPEAVALYTSSGYEPCEKFGYYRFHELSMCYAKAL, from the coding sequence ATGCATATACGCCCCGTGCCCTTCGACCACCCCGACGCCGTCAAGCTCAACGACCAGGTCCAGGCCGAATACGCGGTCCGCTACGGCGACGACGGCGACGCCACCCCCCTCGCCCCGGCCGACTTCGAGCCCCCCAAGGGCCTGTACCTGATCGCGTACGACGCGCTCGGCGTACCCGTCGCCTCCGGCGGCTGGCGGGCCCAGGACGACAACGGCGAGAACAACCAGGACGGGGACGCCGAGCTCAAGCGGATGTATGTGGTCGAGGCGATGCGCGGACAGGGCCTCGCCAGACGCATCCTGGCCGCACTGGAGGAGGACGCCCGGGCGGCGGGGCGTGTCCGCATGGTGCTGGAGACCGGCGCCAGACAGCCGGAGGCGGTGGCGCTATACACGTCCAGCGGATACGAGCCGTGCGAGAAGTTCGGCTACTACCGCTTCCACGAGCTGAGCATGTGTTACGCCAAGGCGCTGTGA
- a CDS encoding exodeoxyribonuclease III, translating to MLTVTSVNVNGLRAATKKGFVEWLAGTAADVLCLQEVRAEPEQLPEHVRTPDGWHVVHAPAAAKGRAGVSLYTRREPDRIQVGFGSSEFDGSGRYVEADLPGVTVASLYLPSGEVGTERQDEKVRFMGEFLAYLKDLRERAAADGREVLVCGDWNIAHEKADLKNWRGNQKDSGFLPEEREWLSRVFDPAAGGYVDVVRSLHPDVDGPYSWWSYRGRAFDNDTGWRIDYHVATPGLAAKALKGYVERAATHAERWSDHAPVTVVYDR from the coding sequence GTGCTCACTGTGACCTCTGTGAATGTGAACGGCTTGCGGGCCGCCACGAAGAAGGGCTTCGTGGAGTGGCTCGCCGGCACCGCCGCCGATGTGCTGTGCCTTCAGGAGGTGCGCGCCGAGCCGGAGCAGCTGCCCGAGCATGTGCGCACACCCGACGGCTGGCATGTCGTGCACGCGCCCGCCGCCGCCAAGGGCCGCGCCGGCGTCTCGCTGTACACCCGCCGAGAGCCCGACCGGATCCAGGTCGGCTTCGGGTCGAGCGAGTTCGACGGCAGCGGACGCTATGTCGAGGCCGATCTGCCGGGTGTGACGGTCGCCTCCCTCTACCTCCCCTCCGGCGAGGTCGGCACCGAGCGGCAGGACGAGAAGGTCCGCTTCATGGGCGAGTTCCTGGCCTATCTGAAGGACCTGCGCGAGCGCGCCGCCGCCGACGGCCGTGAGGTCCTCGTCTGCGGCGACTGGAACATCGCCCACGAGAAGGCGGACCTGAAGAACTGGCGGGGCAACCAGAAGGACTCCGGCTTCCTGCCGGAGGAGCGCGAGTGGCTCAGCCGGGTGTTCGACCCCGCCGCCGGCGGCTACGTCGATGTCGTACGGTCGCTGCACCCGGACGTCGACGGGCCGTACTCCTGGTGGTCGTACCGCGGGCGCGCCTTCGACAACGACACCGGCTGGCGCATCGACTACCACGTGGCGACGCCGGGGCTGGCCGCCAAGGCGCTCAAGGGGTACGTCGAGCGCGCCGCCACGCATGCCGAGCGGTGGTCGGACCACGCGCCGGTGACCGTGGTCTACGACCGCTAG
- a CDS encoding MerR family transcriptional regulator: MTEKREYRMEELARLAGITVRTLRFYRERKLIPPPRREGRIAWYDDHHLARLRTIAALLERGHTLTGIAELAEALDHGRDVADVLGVAPTEEEPVRLTPEELAARFEGQVTPENLAAALDLGYLGTDGDEIVHISRRLLDVSAALVREGIPLAEVLAAGKRVREHVDDLAELFADLVLRHAAEEDLPRLRPLARSVVEAELSLALDRRLRGQSGPDRP, from the coding sequence GTGACCGAGAAGCGTGAATACCGCATGGAGGAGCTCGCCCGTCTGGCCGGCATCACGGTGCGCACCCTGCGCTTCTACCGAGAACGCAAGCTGATCCCGCCGCCTCGCCGCGAGGGCCGTATCGCCTGGTACGACGACCACCACCTGGCCCGGCTGCGCACGATCGCGGCGCTGCTGGAGCGCGGCCACACCCTGACCGGCATCGCGGAGCTGGCCGAGGCCCTCGACCACGGCCGCGATGTCGCCGACGTCCTCGGCGTCGCCCCGACCGAGGAGGAGCCGGTCCGTCTCACCCCCGAGGAACTCGCCGCCCGCTTCGAGGGCCAGGTCACCCCGGAGAACCTCGCCGCCGCCCTGGACCTCGGCTACCTCGGCACCGACGGCGACGAGATCGTCCACATCAGCCGCCGCCTGCTGGACGTCTCCGCGGCCCTGGTCCGCGAGGGCATCCCGCTCGCGGAGGTGCTGGCGGCGGGCAAGCGGGTCCGCGAGCACGTGGACGACCTGGCGGAGCTGTTCGCCGACCTGGTCCTGCGCCACGCCGCCGAGGAGGACCTGCCCCGCCTGCGCCCGCTCGCCCGGAGCGTGGTGGAGGCGGAGCTGTCCCTGGCGCTGGACCGGCGGCTGCGCGGACAGAGCGGGCCGGACCGGCCCTAG
- a CDS encoding flavin-containing monooxygenase — protein MAEREHVRVAVVGSGFGGLGAAVRLRREGVTDFVVLERADSVGGTWRDNSYPGCACDVPSHLYSFSFAPNPDWPRTFSGQQHIRAYLEHVTDVFRLRPHIRFDSEVKRMTWNGERLCWDIETSGRNLSADFVVSATGPLSDPKIPDIPGLDSFPGKVFHTARWDHDYDLRGKRVAMVGTGASAIQIVPAIQPEISRLTLFQRTPPWVMPRVDRAISGAERSVHRALPFTTQLRRGLLWGIRELQVQAFTRHPNELGLVEQLAKRNMARAVKDPALRAKLTPDYRIGCKRILLSSEYYPALTRPNVDVVASGLTGIRGSTVVAADGSEAEVDAIIFGTGFHVTDLPIAERVVGADGKTLAEAWKGGMEALRGAAAAGFPNWMTVIGPNTGLGNSSMILMIESQLNYLADFVRQLNVLGGRVALDARPSAVRAWNRRVQERMRRTVWNTGGCTSWYLDANGRNTTIWPGTTTEFRRATRRVDLAEYAVVRAAVKDAAEVTA, from the coding sequence ATGGCCGAACGCGAGCATGTGCGGGTCGCGGTGGTCGGGTCCGGGTTCGGCGGGCTGGGGGCCGCCGTACGGCTGAGGCGCGAGGGCGTCACCGACTTCGTCGTCCTGGAGCGGGCCGACAGCGTCGGCGGCACCTGGCGGGACAACAGCTATCCGGGGTGTGCGTGCGATGTGCCCTCGCATCTGTACTCGTTCTCCTTCGCGCCCAACCCCGACTGGCCGCGCACCTTCTCCGGGCAGCAGCACATCCGGGCCTACCTGGAGCATGTGACGGATGTCTTCCGGCTGCGTCCCCACATCCGCTTCGACTCGGAGGTGAAGCGGATGACCTGGAACGGCGAGCGGCTGTGCTGGGACATCGAGACCAGCGGCAGGAATCTGTCGGCCGACTTCGTCGTCTCCGCCACCGGGCCGCTGTCCGACCCGAAGATCCCGGACATCCCGGGGCTCGACTCCTTCCCCGGCAAGGTCTTCCACACCGCCCGCTGGGACCACGACTACGACCTGCGCGGCAAGCGCGTCGCCATGGTCGGCACCGGCGCCTCCGCCATCCAGATCGTGCCGGCCATCCAGCCCGAGATCTCCCGGCTCACCCTCTTCCAGCGCACCCCGCCCTGGGTCATGCCCCGCGTCGACCGCGCCATCAGCGGCGCCGAGCGCTCCGTGCACCGGGCCCTGCCCTTCACCACCCAGCTGCGCCGCGGACTGCTGTGGGGCATCCGGGAGTTGCAGGTCCAGGCCTTCACCAGGCACCCGAACGAGCTGGGCCTCGTCGAGCAGCTCGCCAAGCGGAACATGGCCCGCGCCGTCAAGGACCCGGCCCTGCGCGCCAAGCTCACCCCCGACTACCGCATCGGCTGCAAGCGGATCCTGCTGAGCAGCGAGTACTACCCGGCGCTCACCCGGCCCAACGTCGACGTCGTCGCCAGCGGGCTCACCGGGATCCGCGGCTCGACCGTCGTCGCCGCCGACGGCAGCGAGGCCGAGGTCGACGCGATCATCTTCGGTACCGGGTTCCACGTCACCGACCTGCCCATCGCCGAGCGGGTGGTGGGCGCCGACGGCAAGACGCTCGCCGAGGCGTGGAAGGGCGGGATGGAGGCCCTGCGGGGCGCCGCCGCCGCCGGATTCCCGAACTGGATGACCGTCATCGGGCCCAACACCGGCCTCGGCAACTCGTCCATGATCCTGATGATCGAGTCCCAGCTGAACTACCTGGCCGACTTCGTACGGCAGCTGAACGTCCTCGGCGGTCGGGTCGCCCTCGACGCGCGGCCGAGCGCCGTGCGCGCCTGGAACCGTCGGGTGCAGGAGCGCATGAGGCGGACGGTGTGGAACACGGGCGGGTGCACCAGCTGGTACCTGGACGCGAACGGCCGCAACACCACCATCTGGCCGGGAACGACGACCGAGTTCCGGCGGGCCACACGGCGCGTCGATCTCGCGGAGTACGCCGTCGTCCGGGCCGCCGTCAAGGACGCCGCGGAGGTGACCGCGTGA
- a CDS encoding alpha/beta fold hydrolase, whose product MSRLMSVASGPYAPPVPARELTAVSADGARLHVEVHGPVDNPAAPAVVLAHGWACSTAFWAAQIRELAVDHRVIAYDQRGHGRSPASPDCGTDALADDLEAVLKATLAPGEKAVIAGHSMGGMTVMAAAARPALREHAGAVLLCSTGASRLVAESTVIPLRAGRLRTWLTRRILGSRAPLGPVTPIARAILKYGTMGPGSAPHMVEACARIVHACPRKVRYAWSQVLDLLDLEHRIRELTVPTAVVVGTADRLTPPVHARSLAAALPGGLGVTELPGLGHMTPIEAPELVTARIRELVTTYSRATTYPQVKEGA is encoded by the coding sequence GTGAGCCGCCTCATGAGCGTCGCCTCCGGGCCGTACGCCCCTCCCGTCCCCGCCCGTGAGCTGACGGCCGTGTCCGCCGACGGCGCCCGGCTGCACGTCGAGGTGCACGGTCCCGTCGACAACCCGGCCGCGCCCGCCGTCGTCCTCGCGCACGGCTGGGCCTGCTCGACCGCCTTCTGGGCGGCGCAGATCCGGGAACTGGCCGTCGACCACCGGGTCATCGCCTACGACCAGCGCGGCCACGGACGCAGCCCGGCCAGCCCCGACTGCGGCACCGACGCGCTCGCCGACGACCTCGAAGCCGTACTGAAGGCGACCCTCGCGCCCGGCGAGAAGGCCGTCATCGCCGGGCACTCCATGGGCGGCATGACGGTGATGGCCGCCGCCGCGCGCCCCGCCCTGCGCGAACACGCCGGCGCCGTCCTGCTGTGCAGCACCGGCGCCTCGCGGCTGGTCGCCGAGTCGACCGTCATACCCCTGCGCGCCGGCCGCCTGCGCACCTGGCTGACCAGGCGCATCCTCGGTTCCCGGGCGCCGCTCGGGCCGGTCACGCCGATCGCCAGGGCGATCCTCAAGTACGGCACGATGGGCCCCGGTTCGGCCCCGCACATGGTCGAGGCGTGCGCGCGGATCGTGCACGCGTGCCCGCGCAAGGTGCGGTACGCCTGGTCGCAGGTGCTCGACCTGCTCGATCTCGAGCATCGAATACGGGAGTTGACCGTGCCGACCGCGGTCGTCGTCGGCACGGCCGACCGGCTGACCCCGCCGGTGCACGCGCGCTCCCTCGCCGCCGCGCTGCCGGGCGGCCTCGGCGTCACCGAACTGCCCGGCCTCGGGCACATGACGCCGATCGAGGCGCCCGAGCTGGTGACCGCACGCATCCGGGAACTCGTCACGACATATTCGCGAGCCACGACATACCCGCAGGTCAAGGAGGGCGCATGA
- a CDS encoding SDR family oxidoreductase, translating into MSRVSLDGQVAVVTGAARGVGELLARKLSARGASVALVGLEPDALKQVSERLHGDSDHWYADVTDHEAMARVAQEVKERFGKVDIVVANAGVATGGPFVDSDPQAWRRVIEVNLIGSAVTARAFLPVLVESRGYLLQIASLAAITPAPMMTAYCASKSGVEAYAHSLRAEVGHQGVRVGVGYLSWTDTDMVRGADQDDVMRELRQRLPWPSNKTYPLGPAVERIVAGIERRSSHVYGQWWLRGMQGVRGYLPGIIGTVGQREMRRFAGRLDGMRTGLVGAGGSADERERAARAGGTTSRN; encoded by the coding sequence ATGAGCAGGGTGAGCCTCGATGGACAGGTCGCCGTCGTCACGGGGGCGGCGCGCGGCGTCGGTGAGCTGCTCGCACGCAAGCTCTCCGCGCGCGGCGCGAGCGTGGCGCTGGTCGGGCTGGAGCCGGACGCCCTCAAGCAGGTCTCCGAGCGGCTGCACGGCGACAGCGACCACTGGTACGCCGACGTCACCGATCACGAGGCGATGGCGCGGGTCGCACAGGAAGTGAAGGAACGATTCGGGAAGGTCGACATCGTCGTCGCCAACGCGGGTGTCGCGACCGGCGGGCCCTTCGTGGACTCCGATCCTCAGGCCTGGCGGCGGGTCATCGAGGTCAATCTCATCGGGTCGGCGGTGACCGCCCGCGCGTTCCTGCCCGTGCTGGTGGAGAGCCGGGGGTACCTGCTGCAGATCGCCTCGCTCGCGGCGATCACCCCGGCGCCGATGATGACCGCGTACTGCGCGTCCAAGTCCGGTGTGGAGGCGTACGCGCACAGCCTGCGGGCCGAGGTCGGCCACCAGGGCGTGCGGGTCGGGGTCGGGTATCTGTCCTGGACCGACACCGACATGGTGCGCGGGGCCGATCAGGACGACGTCATGCGGGAGTTGAGGCAGCGGCTGCCGTGGCCGTCCAACAAGACGTATCCGCTGGGGCCGGCGGTCGAGCGGATCGTGGCCGGGATCGAGCGGCGGTCGAGCCATGTGTACGGGCAGTGGTGGCTGCGCGGGATGCAGGGGGTTCGCGGGTATCTGCCGGGGATCATCGGGACCGTGGGGCAGCGGGAGATGCGGCGGTTCGCGGGCCGGCTGGACGGGATGCGGACGGGGCTGGTCGGGGCGGGCGGCTCCGCCGACGAGCGGGAGCGGGCCGCGCGGGCTGGGGGAACTACGTCGCGTAACTGA